The following is a genomic window from Episyrphus balteatus chromosome 1, idEpiBalt1.1, whole genome shotgun sequence.
tcactacgatttaattttcaaaaaaaagctaaaaataaaaataagaataagaaaatcaccctttgacgTGTTTCAAAAACCATCCTAgctcctaaaacaaaaaatttggagggggtattaaccccccccccccccctttagTTCGCCTGTGGTTGATTAACTTTGTTGTGATTACGCATACAATACCGAATCGAATAGAAAGAATATAAATAATAAGCTTAATTCAATAGACTTTCAGTTTTTACTCACTTGATAAACATGCTGAACAAACATATCCAATATCTATAACTTCTCTATGACAGAAACAAGCTGCCCTATAATCAACTTTCTCAACTGGAGGAAGCACCAGTTTTTTTCTTGATTGTGGATCTGGCAAAAACACCCAAAGCAAGTACTGCAACATTCCTTCTATTTGAGGCAATCTTAAGTAATGGCCACCTGTAATATCGCAGCCTTGTTGAAACAGTTTTAACGTTTTGTCAATAGCACAAACATCTAATGCAATTTTCAACTTTCTTGCAGTGAAAAATACATTCATGTAAGTTAGATATTGTGATGCACATTCATTACTTCCCGTTATGACTAAGATTCTCGAATTAATATTGATATTGTCATCCTTATGTCGTAGGACCTGTTAAAAATTGTCTAGGTAAATCGTTTATTATGAAGCAGCTCAACAAAATTACATTATTGATGTGACACAATGCAAGAGTCATGCATCCCGCAAGCTTTGACTCACATAGTGTTGTGATCTTTGGGGCAGAGTTCATTATTGAGCATAATCTTTGTTTTATGGTTTTCTCGACTAGAGTAAAAGCTTCGTATTGACCATCGACTTGTCGAAATTCCATCGGACTCGTTACAGGATAAAGGTATTCACTTAAAAGATAAACGTAAATTCCCAAGTTGTGGAGAGGgagtttatacaaaaatttactaCCTCGCATTGTGATGACATGAAAGTACTGCTAGTTTATTTTGAGTTTTCTGCATTAAATGAGTATTTCCAAAAGCAATCGTGGAATCTATTAATTGTGTAAGATACTGAGGATTTTGGCGCAATAGACGAAGCGATGGATTTGTATCTAGCACTATAACAAGTAGGCTGATACAATTTGTATCTGAAACGGTATTTGCAAAAGTATTATAAGTATTATTATAACtgtataattatttttgtttggatatACCTTCTTCCATGGCAGAACTTTATTCTTTTACATAAActatatttgtttattatgtataaaaggtttttttgcGTACACCTCAAGATAAACAAATGTGAATATTAGGCGCCTACCGCCATAAAAAAAAGAGccatcgacaaactataccaagactggaaactttcgtacgtcttgtCTTACctcccaaaacccatttgtaaACCGTGTTCTCTGTGAATATATCTGTGGCAACAAGGAATAACAATATAAGTCAACTTATGAGATTTTCACAAAAGCTGATGCACAATAAGCGATTCTatctaccatatttttttcgtatttttatcttaagcGGTTTTTGAATTAcaggtaaaagaaaaatgacattAGAATTGACttccccttcaagcaaacaggtccgacctcggtccgaatccgctccgcctgaggcggagctgagtccgacttcggatcagaaactggtccgaaggcggctcaaattagtatggaaattataatcaccgcgaagtcgattgcatatgtattggtgaggtgaaaatctccattccgagaaaacggagccgaaggcggacctgagccggagcagcgaaaacctaccagaaagaggaataagaaagggatgacatttcgcatttg
Proteins encoded in this region:
- the LOC129916173 gene encoding general transcription factor IIH subunit 3, with translation MEEDTNCISLLVIVLDTNPSLRLLRQNPQYLTQLIDSTIAFGNTHLMQKTQNKLAVLSCHHNASEYLYPVTSPMEFRQVDGQYEAFTLVEKTIKQRLCSIMNSAPKITTLCESKLAGCMTLALCHINNVLRHKDDNININSRILVITGSNECASQYLTYMNVFFTARKLKIALDVCAIDKTLKLFQQGCDITGGHYLRLPQIEGMLQYLLWVFLPDPQSRKKLVLPPVEKVDYRAACFCHREVIDIGYVCSACLSIFCKFSPICTTCHTVFKTPRPLALKTKKRKKF